Below is a genomic region from Candidatus Neomarinimicrobiota bacterium.
GGACAATTCGGAGATTTTCAGGCCTCCCTTAGATAAAAATATTTTTATAAATATATATTACAATAAATGAAAAAAATTACAGTCATCGGAACAGGTTATGTTGGGTTGGTGAGCGGCGCAGGTATTTCGGATTTTGGGCATTCCGTAACTTGTGTTGACATTGATGAATCAAAAATTTCATCATTAGAAAATGGTAAAATTCCAATCTATGAGCAAGGTTTAGAATCCTTAGTAAAACGAAACGTTGAAGCAAAGAGACTCTTTTTTTCGAGCAATGTAGCTGCGGAAGTTGAAAAAGCAGATGTTGTGTTTATTGCTGTGGGAACCCCTCAAGATAACAACGGTACGGCAGATATATCCGCGGTGTTAAAAGCATCCGAAACGATTGGTTCATCTTTGAATGGATATAAAGTCATATGCACCAAAAGCACGGTTCCCATTGGTACCGGACGAAAAGTCATTGAGGCAATAAAAAATAATGCAGGCTCATCTGCGATGTTTGACTATGTTTCCAATCCTGAATTTTTACGGGAGGGTGCAGCGGTACAGGATTTCACCCATCCGGACCGCGTGGTTATTGGTGCGGAAACTCAAAAAGCGTTTGAATTCATGAAAGATGTGTATCATCCGCTTTACATTAACGAAACTCCTATCATTCACACGAATATTGAGACTGCAGAAATGATAAAATATGCGAGCAATGCTTTTCTTGCACTCAAAATAAGTTACATCAATGAAATAGCAAATTTTTGTGAAGAAGTAAACGCAGATGTTTTTCATGTTGCCAAGGCGATGGGTTTGGACGGTAGAATTAGTCCTAAATTTTTACATCCAGGTCCAGGCTATGGCGGATCTTGTTTCCCAAAAGATACGAATGCTCTTGCTTCTCAGGCAGAATCAGCCGGTGTCCCGCTTAAAACTATTCAAGGCGCGATTGATGCAAATACCAATCAAAAATCCAGAATGGTTGATAAATTAAGAATATTACTAGATGACTCTTTTAATGGAAAAAGGATTGCAGTTCTCGGTCTTAGCTTTAAACCCGAGACTGACGATGTTCGCGAATCATCTTCTATTTCGATGATATCTGCACTATTGAATGAAAGCGCTACGGTTTGTGCATATGATCCTGTATCTAATGATAATATGTCATCATTCTTTTCCAAAGTGTCCTATCAAAATTCAGTATACGACGCTGTAAAAGATGCTAACGCTGCAGTAGTAATGACCGATTGGAACGAGTTTCGGAGTATGGATATTCCTCGTATTAAATCACTGATGAAAACTGCGGTTATTCTAGATACGAGAAATATCTTAAATATTACTGAATTAGATGAAAACGGAATAGTGTATGATAATGTTGGCCGGAAGCCCAGGGCAAAGTGATGACGTATAAATATATAAAATTTATTTTAATCGGATTCATCTTTTTTATTTCTAAATCAAATGCGCAGGATGACAATAATTACAAAGGCACAATTGATCCAAAAAAATATGGATGGCAGGAAGATTTGGACGAAGAAAATCAATTGCAAAACCAAGTTGATTACGAATATATATCGTTGGAGAAAGCCATTGATCCGAATACATATATTTTAGGTCCGGGTGATGTGCTTGGAATTAATATCATTTCATCAAAATCTATGAGTTATTCACTTAGAATTCTGCCGTCCGGTGACATTTTAATCCCAACCGTCGGTTCGTTATCGCTACATGGTAAAACACTTCAAACGTCTATTCAAATTATCCATTCGTATATCCAAAAGAATGCATTTCCAAATTCAAAGATTTCGATTTCCCTAGAAAATATCAAACGATTCAAAGTTCAAATTTCTGGTGCAGTTCATATTCCAGGGTTTATTGAAGTTACCGGAGTGTCGAGATTGTTGGATGCTGTAGAATTAGCTGGCGGTGTACAAAAATATGCAAAATCTAATTTGATTACAGTGATTCGAGATGGTAATTCTTCGCAATATCACCCAGGTAAATTCTTAATCACAGGAGATTTAAAACATAATCCAGTATTAAAAGAAAAAGATATAATTCATGTATCGTTTGACAGAAATTTTGATACCGAGAATGAGGATTTATCAGACTATAATTTGAGTCAGGTCCTGGTGATAGGTTTTGTACAAGTTCCCGGTGGTTTTCGGCATATACCTGGATATAAAGTTCGAGATTATATTGCACTTCGGGGTGGCCCTACAGAATCAGGAAGCTTAACGGGAGCTCGCGTTGTAAGAAAGGATGG
It encodes:
- a CDS encoding UDP-glucose/GDP-mannose dehydrogenase family protein, which produces MKKITVIGTGYVGLVSGAGISDFGHSVTCVDIDESKISSLENGKIPIYEQGLESLVKRNVEAKRLFFSSNVAAEVEKADVVFIAVGTPQDNNGTADISAVLKASETIGSSLNGYKVICTKSTVPIGTGRKVIEAIKNNAGSSAMFDYVSNPEFLREGAAVQDFTHPDRVVIGAETQKAFEFMKDVYHPLYINETPIIHTNIETAEMIKYASNAFLALKISYINEIANFCEEVNADVFHVAKAMGLDGRISPKFLHPGPGYGGSCFPKDTNALASQAESAGVPLKTIQGAIDANTNQKSRMVDKLRILLDDSFNGKRIAVLGLSFKPETDDVRESSSISMISALLNESATVCAYDPVSNDNMSSFFSKVSYQNSVYDAVKDANAAVVMTDWNEFRSMDIPRIKSLMKTAVILDTRNILNITELDENGIVYDNVGRKPRAK